The genomic window GAGAGCATATATGGTGGAAAATTTCCAGGTAAAATGGCTACACTGAACTTTTTGTCAGTTGTAGAATTTGTTTGTTAGCTATTAATGACTGCTATTAAGCTTTTGCTGAAGTTGTATTGAATGCTGCTGTGTGTTCTACAGATGAAAACTTCAGGCTAATGCATGATCAGACTGGTGTCCTATCCATGGCAAATTCTGGACCAGATAGTAACGGATCCCAATTTTTTATAACATTCAAGCCCTTACCTCATCTTGATGGGTATTGTTTCTTCTCTTCAGTCAGTTGATACTATTCGATTTTGAGTCCCCTATGCCACAACAAAAAACCAATTTGTGACAAGTAATGATTCAAAATAAGTGATGCCCCCAACCTGAATCGTGTATTATATTTGCCTCAACAGTAATTAATGTCATTGGTTCCTAACTTCCTAGTATGTCTTTGTCTTATATTCCTTGGCCAATTCCGCCACGGTCTAGCAACATTAAATAAGCTCAAATTGTAATTTGTGTAGCAAACACGTGGTCTTTGGGAAGGCGGTCAGTGGAATAGCTTTGCTCAAGAAGCTGGAAGCAGTAGGTTCTGTTGATAGTGGAGAGCCTTCTCGTCAAGTGAAAATAGTAGACTGTGGTGAAGTCTCCAGCACAAAAACTCACGATCAGCTACAGGGAGAGAAAGGTATGAAGTGATTAATATAATGTAGATCTGCAAAGAGTTTGTATGTTCTCTCTGCTTATCCTCCTAGGTACCTGTTTTTGCAGAAAAGAAGCTAAGAAGAGCAGATGATAACTCCGGTGCTGCAGGGAGGGTCAAAACCAAAAAAGCATCTAGTGATGATAAAcgaataaaaaagagaaaacattATTCTTCTGAATCATATAGCTCAGATACTTCAGACTCACGATCCTATTCCTCAGATAGTGGCTCTGAGTCAGAATCATACTCGTcatcatcaatgaatactaGCTCATCCAGTGATCGTAGGCATAAGAGAAGAAAAGGGTCTAAGAAGGATAAACGTAAGCCCACAAAGAGGAAGGGTAAAAATACGAAGAGCAAGAGAAAGAGTAGAGGATCCAAAAGGAGATCTAGACGGTACAATGTTAACCTGTATAATCTAGCTACTTTGCTAGCATGAGATGACTTTTAGctgaaattccttctttttggtgTTTTAACTTTTAGGAGCTATGGAACTTCAAGTGATGATTCAGAAAGCTCGAAGACAGATAACAGCAGTTCTGATAGTGAAAGTGCGGGCCGTCGTACCAAGCGTTCCTTGCGGAAAGGTAGCAGATCTAGTTCCCGCTAGATTTAGTATTTTGTGCATGTTCTATATTTAGTATCAACATACTCTAGTGGACATCAGTCTAAGAACGTATATTCCTGTTCTGTTAAAACCTATTGAGTTCTCCTGTGCTTGCCAATTTCTACTTGTCAGGTTAACATGTCTAATCATCTAAAAAAACATTACCATATCTAATATTTTCTACAACTATTTGGTTGATTACATTGAACATACTTTGAATAATCAGTTTTTTAGCATCCAtaggagaaaataaagaaaacttTTGACTGTTGCCATACTTATTCATGTTTATTATGGATCTTCATTTCTTCATTATTTATTGGTGGTGATTACATATTTCATTAAAGGAACTTTATATTTTGCTTTCGAATATCAGACGTAGAGTAAGAACTAGAGCACTTTCACATCGATAACAAATTATCTTTTCTAACAGAAAACAACTGTTTCTAATAATCAGTTACTGTCCTCTCTGAACTGAAAGGAACTATTTCTAACATACTATGACATATACTATAATTTTCGATCAGCTTGATATTTCATATGTTGCGTTTTGTGATAGCATTTTAAGTTTTTAATATACTGAGATGACTTGCCTCACTTTTTTGTCTATAATTTTGAGTAGTAACCGTCTTTGTTTGTAGCAGATAAAGAGAATACCAAAACGACAAATTCGGAGCAAGGTAGAACTTTTGATGTAGAGAAAGGCAAACAAACGATTGGTACTGACAACCGATCACATGATGGAAGTAAACCCTCAAGCAAAGATGAAAATGGGGCTGATGACAGATCTGGAATTCAAAATTTAGAAGATAGGTATACCGattttggttttggttcatCAAATGCACTATTTTCTGTTAGAATCCTATTACCACCATGCTAGAGAGCAACATTTATCCTGTTGAACTTTGAGATGACTAGTTATAGTTTGAGTGGCTAATACATGTGTGCTTGTTTCTAATTGCAGGAGTGATCCAGGTGCAAGCTCCTTGACCGACCCCACCCAAGCTGATGTAAATTTAACAAAGCCAGGAAAGGCAGGTGGCAACAGTGGTGCTGATACTGCAGAGGCTGGCATGTCTAGAACTGGTACAGGAAGGAACCCACCAAGCAATGAACCTGTGGCCACCAATGGTAAAGATTCAGCGGTGGGCTCTGCAGACAATGGACAGCCTCAACGCATCAGGAAAGGACGTGGTTTTACACAACTGTATGCATATGCACGTCGATACAGGACACCATCTCCAGAGCGCCCCCCTGTTCGACCCCGCTACGATGGAGGAAATAATGATAGATGGAATAATTTTAATAGGTATTGAAATTAGACTATTTACCAAACTTTGTCAGATTTGACATTTATACCGGATTTCCTGTCATGTTCAGGTATGGAAGAAATGGTCCGTATGGTGGACGCTCACCAGTAAGGAGATATCGTGGCTCCCCAAGAGCCAGTAGCCCATACAGGTTGGTATTTCGTATGCATTGAAGGGAGATTCTTTCAGGGCTTTACTAATCTTATCAGACTTGAGAGTAACGACCTATTTGTCCCCATCCATTGTTATATCTCCTTATTTATGCTTGTTTAATGCCTTAGAGTTGCATGTCATAATAATATAAGTTGATTTCTAGGAACACCAGTCTACTTATTGCAAATAGTCAGCCAGCCAGTGCTAATTGGTTGTAATGCTTAAATTATACAAATTAATAGCTTGTGATCTTACTCTTCATGGGTAAAAAGAATAGCATCTAGAGAATATGGCATTAAATATTATCCAATCTAGATGAATCTGGCATTTCTTCAAGTTCAATTGTTCCTCTTCCTCGACATCTGATCAAAACTGTCATGGAAGTTTGTGACTGGTCGTAAAACTAAAATAGTTTGTTCTGTTAGTTCATCACTTCCAGGGTTTAATTGGTCTGATTAAATCCCCAAGTTTGTTGTATTGTGGATACTGAACAGTTGCCTTGTATGACTCTCAATTTTTATCTTCAGATATTATGTTGAGCACATGGACAAGCACCACCTAACCCTAAACTGCTTATAGATGAAGCAGCTTTGCCATTACCATGATTAAAAATAAAACCGTTTTCCTTTGTGCAAAGCCATGTTACTTTAGCAATGAGTCAGTTTTGAACCATCATGGGTGAATTTAGGTACCAAAGGAGAGACCGAAGCAGGAGCAGGTCACGCAGTCCGGTGAGACGCCGCGACCGAGGAGGGTATCGCCGCCCCAGCCCAAGACGCAGTCGCAGCCCCGCAGAACAACCAATCCGGGATGCAAGCAACAGGTCTCGATCAGGCCGTGATGGAGGTGGCCCCGACCTCCGTATTGGCAGCCCCAGTGCCAATAGAGGAAGGTCGAGGTCCAGGTCGAAGAGCCGTGAGCCCTCGAGATCCCGGTCTCCCGATGCAGCCCCAGCCAAGAGGGGGAGCTCGAAATACAACCGCAGGCGCAGCAGCAGCTCAAGATCCAGCAGTCCTGATGGTAACAAAGGCCTGGTTTCCTACTGAGATGCGATGATTCCAACTTTCCAGCGTTGAGAACTCATGTTTCATGGTGGTCTAGTATTCTCTACTCTGTTCTGTAGTATTGTGCCGGTATCATGAGACGCTGAGTCATGTCGTTGTACGCTTTTGTAATGGCTGTTGAACTCGAATTGCTTTTTATGTCAAAAATGTTTTCGATGTCAGATAATTAGACATAATATTTTGATTCGCTATCAATTGGCGGGGTGAGCGTGTACTTAATCCAAATAGCCTCTAAGATTACCTTAATCCAAATAGCCTCTAAGATTACCGTTTAGTAGCTTTGGCCAAATTTAGCCGTCCTTAGCTTTGATGTCCAAATTTTTGAAAAGCAAGCTTCTTAGTTAGGTCTGTTTGGTCATGCCTAAGTAATTTAGtgtcacacctagttttaacggataaaatcaAATGCAGTTTATGTGTACTAGAAAATTTAACACATATAaagacatcacaggtgaagtaacaaaagcaatactttaacttacaacagtttaactcttacaaaaagacttcaTCTAATCAATTCTATTAGCTAAACTATAGCAACTAAATGACGGCAGCGGAacaaaagcatcggcgaccacatgtgtcacgtcctaaattcataatcacataattaagtctaattatgcatCTTTAGCGTCATGATTAGTTTTGatgtaatttattttagaatGCTATTGCAATTCGTTAAAGTCAATAGGGTGAGAGAAAGAATtttaagagagaaaaaaatagaattcgcagttaaaatagacccttttctctaacacatgggccccacatgtgggcccaccacccatctctccctctctatgggTAGCAGCCCAACCACTCCCTCAGctccctcactccactcccgtgctccctctctcctcaaccGGCCAAGCAAGGAGCTCCCTCTCtgcctccctctcaagctccttctccccttctccctcaaaatcccacctcaagataagaaatcgaggtatgcatgtaaTACTCACACGATCACAAGAAACACCTGCGTTCTTCCTCTTATCgagcttttcctccttcaaccgacggtccccaagctcggcaaagcatcttaggtgagtctcctaggctcatATGCATAGATGCacgttttggttggatgaatcccGAGTTTGAAGCTttggttgcaaagttcttgagttcttgaactttggagctaaaatgaggatttgagtgagttttgagttaggaatcgtgttgctaggttggtgagtgagttctaaacTCTATAAGCTCTCTCAAACATGCTTTCCTTTAGTTTGGAGAAGCTCACAAATCAAATCGGTCGAGATTTTTCCCTTGAAGCAGCCTCTCTGGACAACCTAGATAATCTGGATTGATCCAGATACTTTGGGTAAACCTAGAGAAATCCCATTGAATTATCTTCGAGAACTATAGCAATTTAGGTGCAATtcgagtctagaaccctttgtatagtgtatattcATATTTTGGTTAGAATAGATTTAGCACGCGAGTTGAATCGGCTggggaaaacactttagaaccCAACTCAGccagaacccggatagtccggattaACCCAGAGTGTCCTGcccaatccggagtatccgaactcgACCCAGAGGGTCTAGGTAAATAGCCATGAGCCCCACTCAGAGTCTCGCCTGGAGTGTTCGGCCTAATTCGGAGTATCTGGACTCACCCGAAGGTTCTGGATTatttcaaaaatggctaaccgagagctctcacctggaggttccggaacccggataccccgagttcaacccggagtctccaacCTCTTGTTACTTTTTCGGTGTTGTTTAGATCTCAAGTTTTGTTATTCCTCCgtatgtcttacacctttagcttATTGTTGTGCATAgtgtagcatacattgtgcatttcattcatgctcatcattgcaccggttcttctttagtgaatgaagaaccggAGCGTGCCATGACCGTGGTTGA from Phragmites australis chromosome 14, lpPhrAust1.1, whole genome shotgun sequence includes these protein-coding regions:
- the LOC133890678 gene encoding peptidyl-prolyl cis-trans isomerase CYP63-like isoform X2 — encoded protein: MPKVKNPHVFLDISIGGQSAERITFELFANVVPKTAENFRALCTGERGLGASTQKPLYFKGTKIHRIVKGFVAQGGDFSTGDGRGGESIYGGKFPDENFRLMHDQTGVLSMANSGPDSNGSQFFITFKPLPHLDGKHVVFGKAVSGIALLKKLEAVGSVDSGEPSRQVKIVDCGEVSSTKTHDQLQGEKEKKLRRADDNSGAAGRVKTKKASSDDKRIKKRKHYSSESYSSDTSDSRSYSSDSGSESESYSSSSMNTSSSSDRRHKRRKGSKKDKRKPTKRKGKNTKSKRKSRGSKRRSRRSYGTSSDDSESSKTDNSSSDSESAGRRTKRSLRKDKENTKTTNSEQGRTFDVEKGKQTIGTDNRSHDGSKPSSKDENGADDRSGIQNLEDRSDPGASSLTDPTQADVNLTKPGKAGGNSGADTAEAGMSRTGTGRNPPSNEPVATNGKDSAVGSADNGQPQRIRKGRGFTQLYAYARRYRTPSPERPPVRPRYDGGNNDRWNNFNRYGRNGPYGGRSPVRRYRGSPRASSPYRYQRRDRSRSRSRSPVRRRDRGGYRRPSPRRSRSPAEQPIRDASNRSRSGRDGGGPDLRIGSPSANRGRSRSRSKSREPSRSRSPDAAPAKRGSSKYNRRRSSSSRSSSPDGNKGLVSY
- the LOC133890678 gene encoding peptidyl-prolyl cis-trans isomerase CYP63-like isoform X1, which gives rise to MPKVKNPHVFLDISIGGQSAERITFELFANVVPKTAENFRALCTGERGLGASTQKPLYFKGTKIHRIVKGFVAQGGDFSTGDGRGGESIYGGKFPDENFRLMHDQTGVLSMANSGPDSNGSQFFITFKPLPHLDGKHVVFGKAVSGIALLKKLEAVGSVDSGEPSRQVKIVDCGEVSSTKTHDQLQGEKEKKLRRADDNSGAAGRVKTKKASSDDKRIKKRKHYSSESYSSDTSDSRSYSSDSGSESESYSSSSMNTSSSSDRRHKRRKGSKKDKRKPTKRKGKNTKSKRKSRGSKRRSRRSYGTSSDDSESSKTDNSSSDSESAGRRTKRSLRKADKENTKTTNSEQGRTFDVEKGKQTIGTDNRSHDGSKPSSKDENGADDRSGIQNLEDRSDPGASSLTDPTQADVNLTKPGKAGGNSGADTAEAGMSRTGTGRNPPSNEPVATNGKDSAVGSADNGQPQRIRKGRGFTQLYAYARRYRTPSPERPPVRPRYDGGNNDRWNNFNRYGRNGPYGGRSPVRRYRGSPRASSPYRYQRRDRSRSRSRSPVRRRDRGGYRRPSPRRSRSPAEQPIRDASNRSRSGRDGGGPDLRIGSPSANRGRSRSRSKSREPSRSRSPDAAPAKRGSSKYNRRRSSSSRSSSPDGNKGLVSY